A single genomic interval of Helianthus annuus cultivar XRQ/B chromosome 13, HanXRQr2.0-SUNRISE, whole genome shotgun sequence harbors:
- the LOC110902866 gene encoding uncharacterized protein LOC110902866, whose translation MSSSSISAVIRKPKVFKVDLDGNVYCHHDVVAVLRVAGRKSERHGEEFYGCSHWPRGDCKFFLWKEDVDKMFVERSYGTSTQVTFKDLKIKNLELHNMLLIEENKNLKAMRFDTKTKSKKPYVLTFVIAIAILLYLWN comes from the exons ATGTCGTCTTCTTCTATCTCTGCTGTAATTCGAAAACCTAAAGTCTTTAAGGTCGATTTGGATGGAAATGTGTACTGTCATCACGATGTTGTTGCTGTTCTTCGTGTAGCTGGTCGTAAAAGTGAAAGACATGGTGAAGAATTTTACGGCTGTTCTCACTGGCCT AGAGGGGATTGCAAATTCTTCCTCTGGAAAGAAGATGTTGATAAGATGTTCGTTGAACGTTCATACGGCACCTCAACTCAAGTGACGTTTAAAGACCTGAAGATAAAGAACCTTGAATTACACAATATGTTGTTAATAGAAGAGAACAAGAACTTGAAAGCAATGAGATTTGACACAAAGACGAAGTCGAAGAAACCATATGTGCTAACCTTTGTAATTGCAATTGCCATATTGTTGTATTTGTGGAATTAG
- the LOC110898345 gene encoding aspartic proteinase-like protein 2 isoform X1, translating to MEFLIILLAATAAVSAVHGGAGRVLTLERVFPANKTVELEVLRARDRVRHARILQSFSGGIVDFNVAGTSDPYYGGLYFTKVKLGSPPKEFNVQIDTGSDILWVTCSSCSDCPQSSGFGVDLNFFNAGSSSTASSVSCSDSVCSSIVQTSDASCSEGNQCGYRFQYGDGSGTSGHYVTDLFYFDTIVGPSMVANSSAYITFGCSTYQTGSLTKPDKAIDGIFGFGQRDLSVVSQLSSHGITPKVFSHCLKGDGTGGGKLVLGEILDPTMVYSPLVPSQPHYNLDLQSIVVNGQMLPIDPAVFATSDNHGTIVDTGTTLTYLVADAFEPFVNAITSAVSQSTTPVLSKDTQCYLVTSSINEIFPEVSLNFAGGAAMVLKPENYLVHGDPVEGGTPWCMGFQKVQNGVSILGDLVLKDKIFVYDLSKKRIGWTDYDCSNDVNVSITSSKDEYRYAGELSESSSSRTTTSVVLQALLLHMVAVTLGSLLYGK from the exons ATGGAGTTCTTAATCATTCTACTGGCAGCTACCGCCGCCGTCTCCGCCGTGCACGGCGGCGCCGGTAGGGTTTTGACTCTTGAAAGGGTTTTTCCGGCGAACAAGACGGTGGAGCTCGAAGTTCTCAGAGCACGTGACCGTGTGAGACACGCGCGAATCTTGCAGAGTTTCTCCGGTGGCATTGTTGACTTTAACGTTGCTGGAACCTCCGATCCTTACTACGGCGG GTTGTATTTCACTAAAGTGAAGTTAGGTTCTCCACCAAAAGAGTTCAATGTTCAAATCGACACCGGTAGCGATATTCTGTGGGTTACTTGCAGTTCTTGTAGTGATTGCCCTCAATCAAGTGGATTCGGT GTTGATCTTAATTTCTTTAATGCCGGAAGCTCATCAACGGCTTCTTCAGTATCGTGTTCGGATTCTGTATGTTCTTCGATAGTTCAAACGTCAGATGCGTCATGTTCTGAAGGCAATCAATGTGGTTATAGGTTTCAGTATGGAGACGGTAGTGGAACATCGGGTCATTATGTCACGGATTTGTTTTATTTCGACACTATTGTTGGCCCTTCCATGGTTGCTAACTCTTCGGCTTACATTACTTTCGG GTGTAGCACATATCAAACAGGTAGTTTGACCAAACCAGATAAGGCGATTGATGGGATCTTCGGTTTTGGTCAACGTGATTTATCTGTTGTGTCACAACTCTCATCACACGGGATTACTCCAAAGGTGTTCTCACATTGCTTAAAAGGAGACGGAACAGGTGGCGGCAAGCTTGTTCTCGGTGAAATTTTGGACCCCACCATGGTTTATAGTCCCCTCGTCCCATCACA GCCTCATTACAATTTGGATTTACAGAGTATTGTTGTCAATGGACAGATGTTGCCAATTGACCCGGCTGTTTTCGCCACATCAGATAACCACGGAACCATTGTTGATACAGGAACAACTTTGACATACCTCGTTGCAGACGCATTTGAACCCTTTGTCAATGCT ATAACTTCTGCTGTTTCACAATCAACAACGCCTGTTCTCTCCAAGGACACTCAATGTTATTTGGTTACATCAAG CATAAATGAGATTTTCCCGGAGGTTTCCTTAAACTTTGCTGGCGGTGCAGCCATGGTTCTTAAGCCGGAGAACTATCTTGTACATGGAGATCCTGTT GAAGGAGGTACACCATGGTGCATGGGTTTCCAAAAAGTTCAAAACGGGGTATCAATTCTCGGAG ATCTTGTGCTTAAAGATAAGATATTCGTATATGATTTATCAAAGAAAAGAATTGGATGGACCGATTATGATT GTTCAAATGATGTAAACGTCTCGATAACTTCAAGTAAGGATGAATACCGATATGCAGGTGAGCTAAGTGAGAGTAGTTCATCAAGAACAACCACAAGTGTTGTTCTTCAAGCTCTTTTGCTTCATATGGTAGCGGTTACTCTTGGTTCTTTACTATATGGTAAATAG
- the LOC110898345 gene encoding aspartic proteinase-like protein 2 isoform X2: MEFLIILLAATAAVSAVHGGAGRVLTLERVFPANKTVELEVLRARDRVRHARILQSFSGGIVDFNVAGTSDPYYGGLYFTKVKLGSPPKEFNVQIDTGSDILWVTCSSCSDCPQSSGFGVDLNFFNAGSSSTASSVSCSDSVCSSIVQTSDASCSEGNQCGYRFQYGDGSGTSGHYVTDLFYFDTIVGPSMVANSSAYITFGCSTYQTGSLTKPDKAIDGIFGFGQRDLSVVSQLSSHGITPKVFSHCLKGDGTGGGKLVLGEILDPTMVYSPLVPSQPHYNLDLQSIVVNGQMLPIDPAVFATSDNHGTIVDTGTTLTYLVADAFEPFVNAITSAVSQSTTPVLSKDTQCYLVTSSINEIFPEVSLNFAGGAAMVLKPENYLVHGDPEGGTPWCMGFQKVQNGVSILGDLVLKDKIFVYDLSKKRIGWTDYDCSNDVNVSITSSKDEYRYAGELSESSSSRTTTSVVLQALLLHMVAVTLGSLLYGK; the protein is encoded by the exons ATGGAGTTCTTAATCATTCTACTGGCAGCTACCGCCGCCGTCTCCGCCGTGCACGGCGGCGCCGGTAGGGTTTTGACTCTTGAAAGGGTTTTTCCGGCGAACAAGACGGTGGAGCTCGAAGTTCTCAGAGCACGTGACCGTGTGAGACACGCGCGAATCTTGCAGAGTTTCTCCGGTGGCATTGTTGACTTTAACGTTGCTGGAACCTCCGATCCTTACTACGGCGG GTTGTATTTCACTAAAGTGAAGTTAGGTTCTCCACCAAAAGAGTTCAATGTTCAAATCGACACCGGTAGCGATATTCTGTGGGTTACTTGCAGTTCTTGTAGTGATTGCCCTCAATCAAGTGGATTCGGT GTTGATCTTAATTTCTTTAATGCCGGAAGCTCATCAACGGCTTCTTCAGTATCGTGTTCGGATTCTGTATGTTCTTCGATAGTTCAAACGTCAGATGCGTCATGTTCTGAAGGCAATCAATGTGGTTATAGGTTTCAGTATGGAGACGGTAGTGGAACATCGGGTCATTATGTCACGGATTTGTTTTATTTCGACACTATTGTTGGCCCTTCCATGGTTGCTAACTCTTCGGCTTACATTACTTTCGG GTGTAGCACATATCAAACAGGTAGTTTGACCAAACCAGATAAGGCGATTGATGGGATCTTCGGTTTTGGTCAACGTGATTTATCTGTTGTGTCACAACTCTCATCACACGGGATTACTCCAAAGGTGTTCTCACATTGCTTAAAAGGAGACGGAACAGGTGGCGGCAAGCTTGTTCTCGGTGAAATTTTGGACCCCACCATGGTTTATAGTCCCCTCGTCCCATCACA GCCTCATTACAATTTGGATTTACAGAGTATTGTTGTCAATGGACAGATGTTGCCAATTGACCCGGCTGTTTTCGCCACATCAGATAACCACGGAACCATTGTTGATACAGGAACAACTTTGACATACCTCGTTGCAGACGCATTTGAACCCTTTGTCAATGCT ATAACTTCTGCTGTTTCACAATCAACAACGCCTGTTCTCTCCAAGGACACTCAATGTTATTTGGTTACATCAAG CATAAATGAGATTTTCCCGGAGGTTTCCTTAAACTTTGCTGGCGGTGCAGCCATGGTTCTTAAGCCGGAGAACTATCTTGTACATGGAGATCCT GAAGGAGGTACACCATGGTGCATGGGTTTCCAAAAAGTTCAAAACGGGGTATCAATTCTCGGAG ATCTTGTGCTTAAAGATAAGATATTCGTATATGATTTATCAAAGAAAAGAATTGGATGGACCGATTATGATT GTTCAAATGATGTAAACGTCTCGATAACTTCAAGTAAGGATGAATACCGATATGCAGGTGAGCTAAGTGAGAGTAGTTCATCAAGAACAACCACAAGTGTTGTTCTTCAAGCTCTTTTGCTTCATATGGTAGCGGTTACTCTTGGTTCTTTACTATATGGTAAATAG